GTAGTCGCCGAGCGGTCGGTATGCCAGAGCCAGCGCCACCATGAGCGCGAGCAGTTGGAGCACACCGGCGAGGACGGGGCTCATCAGGGCTCAGAACCTCTCCGGGTACAGAAGGGCGAGGACGAGATAGCCCAGCAGGGCGACGGCGACGACGAGGCCGACGATGTTCTCCGCGGTCATAGCTTCGCCACCCCCTTGGCAACGAAAGCCACCAGCGCGAACAGCGCGATCGTGGTGACGACGAAGGCCACATCGGCCATCGTGAGCTCCTGAATGAGGTCGGAATTACTTGGACCTCTAGAGGAGAACCTCTTTTTTCCAGGACACGAGAGACGTTGACGGGTCCCATACGGCCCGGGGGGCGCGTTTTACGGTTCTCATACACGGATGGCCCATACAAGCCTTGTGCCCGGCAGGATTCCCTGCCGGGCACACGGTGCGGACGACTCCCGGGGTCAGCCGGTACGTGCCGCGGACGCGCCGGTCAGGGCCTCCGGGTCCTGCCCGGTGAGCTGAGCGTCCGCGGGGCGCAGTACGCGCTCCGCCAGCGCGCCGAAGATCAGCCCGAACGCCGTCCACAGCACCGCCTGGACGGCCAGCGAGGCCAGTCTGAACTCCCAGAGCAGCGCGGCCGGGAAGGTCTCCTTCACGGCGTCGGTGTTGGCGGGGAGCAGCAGACAGGCCACGGCCATGACCACCACATAGCCGCCGCCGGCCGCGACGGTCGCGTTCCAGTTGCCGAGCTTCGGCGCGAGCCGCCGCCCGGCGATGACGGCGACGACCGCGATCAGCACGCTGAACACGATCATCAGGAAGAACAGCGTGGTGCGCTTGCCGATGGTGTCGGGATTGCCGACGGCGGGCGGGGTGGCCGGATATTTGAGGAACGGCACCAGATAGACGGTGGTGAAGGCGGCGCCCGCGACGAGCGCGGCCGTCGCCCGGGGCCGCAGGCGGCCGACCCGGCCCAGACAGAGGGCGAAGGCCAGTGAGGCGATGCCGCCCAGGGCGACTCCGTAGACGAGGACGCCGGTGGCGAGGCCGAAGGTCGACTGGACCGGCCGCGTGACCAGTTCCTCCTCTTCCTCGGCGGGCTCGTCCGCGGACTGTTCGGCGGGCGCGGGTGCCGCGTCGCCGTGCTCGTGCGCCGGGGCGGACTGCGACTCCTCCAGCGCGATGGAGGAGTCGATGGACGGCTCCCCCACCACGTAGGCGAGCGCGAAGGCGAGCAGTCCGGCGACGACGCCCGCGATCATGCCGCGGACCAGCAGGGTTCTTACGGTGGACGTATGCATGACGATGTTCTCCGAGTGACCTCCGTCGTCGAGATCAGTGGCAGGGGAAGCCGAGCAGATGACGGCCGTCGTGCACCCACTCGTGCACACCCGCCCCGGAGAAC
This window of the Streptomyces niveus genome carries:
- a CDS encoding CbtA family protein — its product is MHTSTVRTLLVRGMIAGVVAGLLAFALAYVVGEPSIDSSIALEESQSAPAHEHGDAAPAPAEQSADEPAEEEEELVTRPVQSTFGLATGVLVYGVALGGIASLAFALCLGRVGRLRPRATAALVAGAAFTTVYLVPFLKYPATPPAVGNPDTIGKRTTLFFLMIVFSVLIAVVAVIAGRRLAPKLGNWNATVAAGGGYVVVMAVACLLLPANTDAVKETFPAALLWEFRLASLAVQAVLWTAFGLIFGALAERVLRPADAQLTGQDPEALTGASAARTG
- the kdpF gene encoding K(+)-transporting ATPase subunit F: MTAENIVGLVVAVALLGYLVLALLYPERF